The Macrobrachium rosenbergii isolate ZJJX-2024 chromosome 20, ASM4041242v1, whole genome shotgun sequence region atatatatatatatatatatatatatatatatattatatatatatatatatatatatatatatatatatatatatatatatatatatatatatatatatatatatatatatatatatatatatatatatatatatatatatatatatatatatatatatatgtgtgtgtgtgtgtgtgtgtgtgtatgtggagagagagagagagacagagagagatagattgtATTTGTGTACGCATAAATGAATCTATATAGAGGTTACAAATGAAACTAAATGAAACACATCTGGGTACCTTGGCATGTCCTATTCCTCCCGTCTGCATCTCGTTCCCCTTCTCTTCCACAGTGACGTCGGGGAAATCCCAGAGAGACTAAGAGAGCTGCTGCTCGTCCGGCGCCTAATATCGAGCCTCAACCCGGCGGAAGCGCTCCCCGAGTTACAGGCCCAGCCAGCTCAAGCCATCAGGTAAGTCCGGAGGGAGTGGGAAGCCCATCAGATTAAAGTGCTTCAGTCTCACCTCTTTTGGCCTTTGGCGTTTCGACAGCGTTCGCGTAGCCGCATTACATTGACTGCCTTGTTTAAAGAAATGCTTTTCCCGGACCAGTATCAAGTTTCTTCCGTTTTCGCGTTTGAAGACTATGTCGGTCTAGTTGCCTTCGCCTAATTATCAgcattttgtgttttgttagGCTTTTCATAGCTTTTTTTTACCTATTACAGGGTTCTTTGGTTAGATTTAACGAGCTGTCCTTTTTAATGcctcattttttatatgattatcaAACCTGTCTCTGTGAGATTAGGTCGTACTAGTTTTCTTCTCTACATTTACCTACATGTTGTAATTTAAACCCTTACTTTATAGCTTGAAATTAGTTGTTAGGTATTGTCAAAATTATGCATATCATTCAAGCAGAAATACCACTTCACTCTCCTGCCTTATGTTTAGACTTTCTTGTGTCATGTTTTGATTGGTTAAAATGTTGTTGTTGAAATTTATGATTAGTAACTACTGCTTCCTTTCGACAGTGAGGCCAGTGCTTTGACTCTTCATGCATGCCAGAATTATTGTGCTCTTACAGCCTGTAGTAATGAACATTTTGACATCTCACTGTAGAAGGGGTATATTTGGATTACTTCTATTTTACAAAACGTCTCACGTTACATTTACATTTTGGGTAACTTCAGAAACTATGAAAACCCCCAAAAAACactctttgaaatatatataaacacacacgaaCTCACTTTCTGCAGTGAACAAGAAACCATCAGCAGGTGTGGAGGAGAGGTTCACTAAGGTCTTGTCTCTTCTGCTGAAAAATATTCGATCATTTAGTCACCGGAgaaaggtagatagatatataattcgtattacatttttttaataagtacttTTCTAATTTTGGCTAAATTCCGGACTAAAGATGATTTTTTCCTGTGTTTGAGCAAAAGGCCCCAAATACTTGAACCCTCTGTAAGACCTTAGGAACCTCTTCTCAAATGTTTGCTAATACTTACTTGTGCTGGATTGTGGCGTCTGGTACTAGGATTAGATGATCTAAACTTGAACCCAACAGGAAACGAACGTGTTACATCAACGCCGGCTTATCTCACGGTTGTGACTACAAGGATCTGGTAGGCGCTATGGCGGAAAAGAATTACTGGGATTCTCTCAACTCTCCTGGCCGCAGGAGGAGGGCCGTTAGCGCCACctatccctcttcctcttccaatctccccctcctcctttcctcttcatcttcatattcaccttcttccccctcctcatcGGTAGACTACCAAGCTTCACCTGCCCTGGAATTTTCTGGGGTGATGCACTGAAAACCCAGGAGTTGAGGTCATAGACGACAGGAGATTTTAGACTAGACACGGTGAGCTTTGGTGGCGGGTAGTTCTCATGTCAGGAGGGCAGAAGCAGATTGCTAAGAGGGGCTGGAATAAATACAATTCTTCTAAAAGATTAGAAGACAGTGAAAAGCTGCTGTGTTGAACGATTACTTTTTGTTAagttagaaaaattttttaaaaggggCCGTCATACGTGTTTCCATGTAAGAAATTCCAGTCTTgcaaaataaatagtaatttaaGGCTGCCTCTGCCTTTCTTCCATGTGTTGACATTGTTGTTTGCTTGATGCTATTATTAAAAGCATTTATATTAGTTCTCATATTCAAACTGATTCATTCGGACAAGTTTCAGTGTGAgtgacaatatttttgtttttaatgcctGCGCTAAAGTGCGCATAATTTCATATAatcttattaattatatttttcatcctAATGTTAATTTTCAGGTTTTATATTCCAGATAATTTTGGGTTTTTCAGTACAAATTACTGTGGAAGATAATTATATGTCTTTTAGGtttaaaattatggaaataagGCACGTACATTCACCACGACTCATTCATATTAACCTATGAAACAAATGCCCTTAAAACTAGAGCTTAGTGAACGATGTCACTGATTGATTTATATGCCTCATCAAGCAAGATGCAATCATTTCCACTATTTAAATGGTATCGAAAGCTAAACGCTgcagttataaagaaaaaaaaaaccgtaagaGTGAAGCTTCACTGGAACTAGTTATAAACAGTTAAACAGACTGTAAAGAAAAGCTTTAGAATGATAAACAGACCCAGTATTTAAAGGTATTTTCCCATGATGTGCCCTTAATAGGAGAGGAATGATATTTCAGAAAAGTTCCTTATAAGAACCACAGCCCTAGAGGATATCTGACTTGTCTAGAAACAGAAGTCTCAGCAGTTGAAAAGAGCTTCCACTGTTATTCAAAAAATGTCCATTAGTTTCAGTGTTTTGAACCCACACTGTAATGATAAGTTTCTTAAACTAACGTatcattatagaataaaaatatatattttttcatcacaaaTCTGACAGGTGATCAATCAGATTAATATCTTTTGATATAATTTATCCTTTACTTAGATATTTTTGACTTTGCTCTTGAATTCAACTTACAATTGATACAGTTGGCTCTTTACCAGTTCACAATGGATTATAGTGCGAAAATACTCTGTTATATTAACTAGAGTACATGCATAAAATCTGACTGCAACGCGATAAACAGCTCCATATTAGTATTTAGTTTTCAACTTTTCAATTCCATCTGTCGTTCTTAAATTCACTGAGCCGACAGGCATTCAAATTTTGGTGGTGATATCAGATTGCGGGTACAAATATCTGTTGCAAAGGGCGAGAGGAAGAACTGTACATTGAATGAACTGAGAACCCCCACATTTTGGAAAATCACTTGATTAATTAACTGTGAACTACTTCAAAGTACAAAATAACAACACCTTTGAAAATGCCAACTCATGCTGTGAAATGTACTCCTTTTACTCCCACCCATCAAAAAGTAACGAGTATTATCAAAAAGCACTGTGAGTGCTATAGTGAATCCTTGGAGTGGGGATGTCGTTTACTACTCGAAAGCTCAACCCGTCCGTCACTCTCCCAATTATACTCAGAGCCCAGCTTTCATCCTCTTACAGCCACTATAATTTGAAGAAGGACTTAGAGACTCTCTCTAAAGCTGCTGCTGCCGACATCGACTTCCGGGCCCTGCGGGTCTCGAAGAGATCAATCCGATCCTTCTGCAGTAGCAACAACTCCAACCGCCAGTGCCGCAGCTTCTGCTTCAACC contains the following coding sequences:
- the LOC136849013 gene encoding uncharacterized protein; amino-acid sequence: MRQGCWVACFSLLAMVAAAFSAHVQPVPESDVGEIPERLRELLLVRRLISSLNPAEALPELQAQPAQAISHYNLKKDLETLSKAAAADIDFRALRVSKRSIRSFCSSNNSNRQCRSFCFNLGDSACADGDLGGNGEDSKFLSGGLTPGK